From Desmodus rotundus isolate HL8 chromosome 10, HLdesRot8A.1, whole genome shotgun sequence, one genomic window encodes:
- the NRG4 gene encoding pro-neuregulin-4, membrane-bound isoform has product MPREHAEPCGPRHRSFCLNGGTCYAIPAVPGPFCRCIDNYMGARCEEVFLPSTSTQTTPGLLALCVLLAVLLGTLIVGALCCLCRETGNAVQREVSLAEMSCTSAHHNQLHAKHLLRY; this is encoded by the exons ATGCCAAGAG AGCACGCAGAGCCCTGCGGTCCCAGGCACAGGTCCTTCTGCCTGAATGGGGGCACCTGCTACGCGATTCCTGCTGTGCCCGGCCCATTCTGTAG ATGCATTGACAATTATATGGGAGCTCGCTGTGAGGAGGTTTTCCTCCCAAGCACCAGCACCCAAACGACACCAGGCCTGCTTGCACTGTGTGTGCTTCTGGCAGTTCTTCTGGGAACTCTTATCGTTGGAGCCCTCTGCTGCCTTTGCAGAGAAAC GGGCAATGCAGTCCAACGAGAAGTCAGCCTGGCAGAGATGAGCTGTACCAGTGCCCACCACA ATCAGCTGCATGCTAAGCACCTCCTGCGGTACTGA